A window of the Cucurbita pepo subsp. pepo cultivar mu-cu-16 chromosome LG01, ASM280686v2, whole genome shotgun sequence genome harbors these coding sequences:
- the LOC111802438 gene encoding cytochrome P450 71B9-like translates to MLNVDTMMSNNLIIWVPLLFLCSSLLLLKTIRKHSKPNNKLLPPTPPKLPLLGHLHLIGSLPHRSLSQLSKKYGPVMLLQLGSVPTIVISSAAAARELFKFHDLASCSRPRLTGSGRFSYNFLDLNLSPYGERWRELRKICMHELFTARRVQSFWEIREEEVGRLVKSISQSSSSSASINLSEKSYSLTANITTRVAFGSIFSGGKLDDEHFQHVIRRAVAAIGSFSMTDFIPTFGWIIDRLTGVHGRLEKSFGEMDAFFQHVVDDRINFKKSCKKEENIVDVLLRMERESSESDVLQVTQDCVKALIMDIFLAGVETGATTIVWIMTELVRNPRVMKKLQDEIRSSIKKDLVKEMDLEKLEYLKMVVKEALRLHPPVPLLLPRETISSFKLNGYDINPKTHLHINMWAIGRDPQSWTKPEEFFPERFIGSNIDYKGQNFELIPFGSGRRICPGMNMATLTVELALANLLLCFDWKLPDGMKEEELDMEEADGLAAPKKSPLRLIPVLYF, encoded by the exons ATGCTTAACGTTGATACAATGATGTCTAATAATCTTATCATCTGGGTTCCTCTGCTtttcctctgttcttctctATTGCTTCTTAAAACCATAAGAAAACACTCAAAACCCAACAACAAGCTTCTTCCTCCAACCCCTCCAAAGCTTCCTTTGTTGGGCCATCTGCACCTCATTGGCTCCCTCCCCCatcgctctctctctcagctttcaaaaaaatatggcCCCGTCATGCTCCTCCAATTGGGCTCTGTCCCAACCATCGTAATCTCCTCTGCCGCCGCTGCAAGAGAGTTGTTTAAGTTCCATGATCTTGCTTCTTGCAGCCGCCCTCGCTTAACGGGTAGTGGAAGATTTTCATACAACTTCTTGGACCTAAATCTCTCCCCCTACGGTGAACGTTGGAGGGAACTTCGGAAGATTTGTATGCACGAGCTCTTCACTGCTCGACGGGTTCAATCTTTTTGGGAAATTAGAGAAGAGGAAGTGGGGCGCCTTGTAAAATCCATCTCTcaatcctcttcttcttcagcttcaATCAATCTGAGTGAGAAATCATATTCTCTCACTGCAAATATAACAACAAGAGTTGCTTTTGGGAGCATCTTCAGCGGGGGAAAATTAGATGATGAACACTTTCAACATGTTATCCGGAGAGCAGTTGCAGCAATTGGAAGCTTCTCCATGACCGATTTCATTCCTACTTTCGGTTGGATTATTGATCGGTTGACTGGTGTTCATGGGAGGCTGGAGAAGAGCTTTGGTGAGATGGATGCCTTTTTTCAACATGTAGTCGACGATCGTATCAACTTCAAGAAGAGTtgtaagaaggaagaaaacatTGTTGATGTTTTGTTGAGAatggaaagggaaagctctgAATCTGATGTACTACAAGTTACCCAAGATTGCGTTAAAGCACTTATCATG GATATTTTTCTAGCGGGGGTAGAAACAGGGGCGACCACCATTGTTTGGATCATGACAGAGCTAGTTAGGAATCCAAGGGTGATGAAGAAGCTCCAAGACGAGATTAGAAGTAGCATAAAGAAAGATTTAGTGAAAGAGATGGACTTGGAAAAACTTGAGTATCTAAAAATGGTAGTGAAAGAGGCTTTGAGATTGCATCCACCGGTCCCACTTCTACTTCCAAGGGAAACCATCTCCTCTTTTAAGCTCAATGGTTACGATATCAACCCCAAGACTCATCTTCACATTAATATGTGGGCCATTGGACGAGACCCACAATCTTGGACTAAACCAGAAGAGTTCTTTCCCGAGAGGTTTATAGGAAGCAATATCGATTATAAAGGACAGAACTTCGAGTTAATACCTTTTGGAAGCGGGCGAAGAATTTGCCCTGGGATGAATATGGCGACCCTTACCGTGGAGTTGGCACTGGCTAACCTGCTGCTGTGTTTTGATTGGAAACTGCCGGAtggaatgaaagaagaagagctTGATATGGAAGAGGCCGATGGTCTTGCA